A genomic window from Sphingobacterium sp. BN32 includes:
- a CDS encoding transglycosylase domain-containing protein, which translates to MLVKEWLKKLDFSFLRKRWFLISLGTVLGIFLVGLFWGLSVRGKMLDQAVLKVKQKLKEDYQLDLRIGSYDFAGLTTVEFQKVRVVPDSADQLAAMDKFKVSVKLFPLISGTIKLGSLEMENADITLLKADSTSNYDFLFRKKAKDSTAVDTSSRTLAETVDRLIKQVFLKVPRDLSLSNVNLSYQDSSGTQMVRIPVGEIDNGDYDVDVFLNEQDAKWNFSGEVNPDKQTLSVKITSDNKDAELPFLRRKYGLQVSFDELAFHLYDVSRKGKDVLEVLGGWSTKNLKVYQRRLSGEQIVLPEGSALGGFQVSENTIQLIEGTKVQVKDFSFEPRLKYTRKPKKILSMAVHTGKFKAQNFFDAIPKGLFDQLDGLQVEGDIQYDMDFEVDLDDPDQLKFSSKIDDAALKVVKWGKADIAALNQPFVYEAYDDTTKLRDIVVGPANPMFTPLDQVSSILKKTVLNTEDPFFYKHKGFELEAFQLSIVTNIKEKKFKRGASTISMQLVKNVYLNRNKTMMRKFEEILLVWLMEQSGQVSKDRLLEIYLNVIEWGKNVYGIAEASKYYFGKKPSEITIGESLFLSSIIPRPKTGLSSFEYTGQLKPWVMKHFNTYGYIMNKMQQLDNENVPANYGFYQVQLQPNLRPPRPKGTVDTAASFDDIKDMAEEMDLEDQLRKSIRERLFGKEENKEEN; encoded by the coding sequence ATGCTGGTAAAAGAATGGTTGAAGAAGCTTGATTTTTCGTTCTTGCGGAAGCGATGGTTTTTAATTTCGCTGGGTACAGTTCTAGGAATTTTCCTCGTTGGATTATTCTGGGGACTGTCTGTTCGCGGGAAAATGTTGGATCAGGCGGTCCTGAAAGTGAAGCAGAAATTGAAGGAGGATTATCAGCTCGACCTACGTATTGGGAGCTATGATTTTGCCGGCTTGACTACGGTGGAGTTCCAAAAAGTACGTGTCGTTCCGGACTCTGCAGATCAGTTAGCGGCAATGGATAAGTTCAAAGTGTCGGTGAAGCTCTTTCCGCTAATTTCGGGAACCATCAAATTGGGATCCCTCGAAATGGAAAATGCCGATATCACCTTATTGAAAGCCGACAGTACATCGAACTATGATTTTTTATTTAGAAAGAAAGCTAAGGATTCAACCGCTGTAGATACGAGCAGCAGAACATTGGCCGAGACTGTGGATCGATTGATTAAGCAAGTTTTTTTGAAAGTTCCTCGCGATTTGAGCCTGAGCAATGTGAACCTGTCCTATCAGGATAGCTCCGGGACACAGATGGTGCGTATTCCTGTTGGGGAGATTGATAATGGCGATTATGATGTAGATGTATTCTTGAACGAGCAGGATGCGAAATGGAATTTCAGTGGTGAGGTTAATCCAGATAAACAGACCCTGAGTGTTAAAATCACTTCGGATAATAAGGATGCCGAGTTACCATTCCTGCGCAGAAAATATGGGCTTCAGGTTAGTTTTGATGAACTCGCTTTTCACCTCTACGATGTTTCTCGAAAGGGGAAAGATGTGCTGGAAGTGTTGGGCGGCTGGTCTACAAAAAACCTAAAGGTTTATCAGCGGCGCCTGTCGGGTGAGCAAATCGTTCTTCCCGAAGGTTCGGCGCTTGGCGGATTTCAAGTGTCCGAGAATACGATTCAGTTAATCGAGGGCACGAAAGTGCAAGTCAAAGATTTTTCTTTCGAACCTCGCTTAAAATATACGCGAAAGCCGAAGAAGATATTGAGTATGGCGGTGCACACGGGCAAATTCAAGGCGCAGAACTTTTTTGATGCCATACCAAAAGGTTTGTTTGACCAGTTAGACGGTTTGCAGGTAGAAGGAGATATACAATATGACATGGATTTTGAGGTTGATTTGGATGATCCCGATCAGCTGAAATTCAGCTCCAAGATCGATGATGCCGCTTTGAAAGTCGTCAAATGGGGCAAGGCTGATATTGCTGCCTTGAATCAACCTTTCGTTTATGAAGCTTATGATGATACGACAAAACTACGCGATATCGTGGTAGGTCCTGCAAATCCGATGTTTACACCCTTGGATCAGGTTTCGTCGATTTTAAAGAAGACGGTGTTGAACACGGAGGATCCTTTCTTTTACAAGCATAAGGGATTCGAGCTGGAAGCCTTCCAATTATCGATCGTTACAAATATCAAAGAGAAGAAATTCAAGCGCGGTGCCAGTACCATCTCAATGCAATTGGTTAAAAATGTTTATCTGAATAGGAACAAAACGATGATGCGCAAGTTTGAGGAAATCCTTCTCGTTTGGCTGATGGAGCAATCGGGGCAGGTCAGTAAGGACCGCTTATTGGAGATTTACCTGAACGTGATTGAATGGGGCAAAAATGTCTACGGGATTGCCGAAGCGTCGAAGTATTATTTTGGGAAGAAACCTTCGGAAATTACCATCGGCGAGAGTTTGTTCTTGTCGAGCATTATTCCCAGACCGAAAACAGGATTGTCCTCATTTGAGTATACAGGTCAGTTAAAACCCTGGGTCATGAAACATTTTAATACCTACGGGTACATCATGAACAAAATGCAACAATTGGATAATGAGAACGTCCCTGCAAACTACGGATTCTATCAGGTGCAATTGCAGCCGAATCTACGTCCGCCACGTCCGAAAGGCACTGTGGATACGGCGGCATCTTTCGATGATATCAAAGATATGGCCGAAGAAATGGACTTAGAAGACCAATTGCGCAAGTCTATTCGTGAGCGGCTATTTGGCAAGGAAGAAAACAAAGAGGAAAACTAA
- a CDS encoding Mrp/NBP35 family ATP-binding protein: MITKQQILDALSNVEEPDLKKDLVTLNMIENIEILPNKIKFDVVLTTPACPLKGHIEHACRNAIAFFVSKDVDVEINMTARVRPVENAQLKNIKNIVLVSSGKGGVGKSTVAANLALALSQTGAKTGLLDADIYGPSVPIMFGLDGARPESTQTADGQTKIVPIEKFGLKLLSIGFFTDPNQPIPWRGPMATSAIKQLFNDTDWGELDYLVVDMPPGTGDIHITVAQQYPISGAVIVTTPQQVALADAIKGMAMYQMEGVQVPILGVIENMAYFTPAELPDNRYYIFGKDGGKRLAEQNNVPFIGEIPLVKAVADAGDNGFPVALDADDPVTKSFASIAGRVAQELSILAATV; the protein is encoded by the coding sequence ATGATTACAAAACAACAAATCCTAGATGCTTTGAGTAATGTGGAAGAGCCTGATCTGAAGAAAGATTTAGTCACTCTAAACATGATTGAAAACATCGAAATTCTACCTAATAAGATAAAATTCGACGTTGTACTTACCACTCCAGCTTGCCCACTAAAAGGCCATATAGAACATGCTTGCCGCAACGCTATTGCCTTTTTTGTGTCTAAGGATGTGGACGTAGAAATCAACATGACTGCACGTGTCCGCCCTGTGGAAAACGCTCAACTAAAGAACATCAAAAATATCGTATTAGTATCCTCTGGAAAAGGGGGCGTCGGTAAGTCAACCGTCGCAGCAAATCTAGCATTGGCGCTATCGCAGACCGGAGCAAAAACAGGCTTGTTGGATGCAGATATTTACGGCCCTTCGGTGCCTATCATGTTTGGATTGGACGGCGCAAGACCGGAATCCACACAGACCGCCGACGGACAAACCAAGATTGTTCCCATCGAAAAATTCGGATTGAAATTATTGTCAATCGGATTTTTTACAGACCCGAACCAGCCTATTCCTTGGCGCGGCCCGATGGCTACTTCAGCAATCAAACAGCTATTCAATGATACCGATTGGGGCGAATTGGACTATTTAGTGGTCGATATGCCTCCGGGCACGGGTGATATACATATTACGGTGGCTCAACAATACCCTATTTCGGGTGCTGTCATCGTGACCACACCACAACAAGTGGCGCTTGCCGACGCGATCAAGGGTATGGCGATGTATCAGATGGAGGGCGTGCAAGTACCGATCTTAGGTGTCATCGAAAACATGGCATACTTTACTCCTGCCGAACTTCCGGACAACAGATATTACATCTTCGGAAAAGATGGCGGAAAACGCCTTGCCGAACAGAACAATGTGCCGTTTATCGGAGAGATTCCTTTGGTGAAAGCCGTTGCCGATGCGGGTGATAACGGATTTCCGGTAGCCTTAGATGCTGATGATCCTGTAACGAAGTCCTTCGCAAGTATTGCTGGACGCGTAGCACAGGAACTGAGCATTCTTGCCGCAACGGTATAA
- a CDS encoding RagB/SusD family nutrient uptake outer membrane protein: MKKTLNILLAGSLVFASCSKDFLDSAPTEQLSTDQIEEAGKQDPNVLNGYITGLYATMYTTFTALPADEDHDDFGQKGYDIYMDMLASDMVLTGLNYGWYSNVVRYIATTDYTRAEASKPWNYYYKIIMSANSAMDAIGGSEVQIPADQKDARFVMGQAKAMRAYAYFYLANLYAPEYGSGNDKILPIYTNTDQPNQPLSTTKEVYDLIISDLETAVEYLEGFNRTGKHQINKYVAEGLLAYALGARGTQADWQKVATLTNDIISNGGFPLTTKSQTAAVLDGQGLVVNSDGGFNNIATPSWMWGVDLTLASNLDLVSWWGQVDYWSYSYAAAGDPKAIDKGLYAKIPANDVRKGQFDAEELMPINKFYTPEREEMGQRQIVTDYLYMRVDEMVLLNAEANAKIGNEAAAIASLKKLLDLRLDNTSYLSTLSGQRLKDEIYLQTRIELWGEGKSYLAMKRNKATITRGENHLYFAGQSFNYNADQLTFPIPQVEIQNNPQIN, translated from the coding sequence ATGAAAAAAACATTAAATATATTGTTGGCAGGCTCTTTAGTTTTTGCTTCTTGTAGCAAAGATTTCTTAGACAGCGCCCCAACAGAGCAGTTGTCTACCGACCAAATCGAAGAAGCCGGTAAACAAGATCCTAACGTGCTGAATGGTTATATCACAGGTTTATATGCAACAATGTACACAACATTTACAGCACTTCCTGCAGATGAAGATCATGATGACTTCGGACAAAAAGGATACGATATCTACATGGATATGTTAGCATCAGACATGGTTTTAACTGGTTTGAACTATGGATGGTACTCAAACGTTGTTCGTTACATCGCAACAACTGATTATACTCGTGCTGAAGCTTCTAAGCCTTGGAACTACTATTACAAAATCATCATGTCTGCTAACTCGGCGATGGATGCTATCGGGGGTTCAGAAGTGCAGATTCCTGCAGATCAAAAAGACGCTCGTTTTGTAATGGGACAAGCAAAAGCGATGCGCGCTTATGCTTACTTCTACCTAGCAAATCTTTATGCTCCTGAGTACGGTTCCGGTAATGATAAAATCTTACCTATCTATACGAACACAGATCAGCCAAATCAACCACTTTCTACAACGAAAGAAGTATATGATTTAATCATTTCAGATTTGGAAACTGCCGTAGAATACTTAGAGGGATTCAACAGAACAGGTAAACACCAAATCAACAAATACGTTGCTGAAGGTTTGTTAGCTTATGCATTGGGTGCTAGAGGTACGCAAGCAGACTGGCAAAAAGTAGCCACATTAACAAATGATATCATCAGTAATGGTGGCTTCCCGTTAACGACAAAGAGTCAAACAGCAGCTGTTCTTGATGGACAAGGTCTAGTGGTTAATAGCGACGGTGGTTTTAACAACATCGCTACACCAAGCTGGATGTGGGGCGTTGATTTAACATTAGCAAGCAACTTAGACTTAGTATCCTGGTGGGGACAAGTAGATTACTGGAGCTATAGCTACGCAGCTGCTGGTGACCCTAAAGCGATCGACAAAGGTCTTTATGCAAAGATTCCTGCAAACGACGTTCGTAAAGGACAGTTCGATGCAGAAGAGTTAATGCCAATCAATAAATTCTATACACCTGAGCGTGAAGAAATGGGTCAGCGTCAAATCGTAACGGACTACTTGTACATGCGCGTAGATGAAATGGTCTTGTTAAATGCAGAAGCAAACGCTAAAATCGGAAACGAAGCTGCAGCAATCGCCTCGTTGAAGAAATTATTAGATTTGCGTTTGGATAACACAAGCTACCTTTCAACACTTTCAGGTCAACGCTTAAAAGATGAAATTTATCTACAAACTCGTATTGAGCTTTGGGGTGAAGGTAAATCTTACTTAGCAATGAAACGTAATAAAGCGACAATTACAAGAGGTGAAAACCACTTGTATTTCGCAGGTCAGTCATTCAACTATAATGCAGACCAATTGACCTTCCCAATTCCACAAGTGGAAATTCAGAATAACCCTCAAATTAATTAA
- a CDS encoding SusC/RagA family TonB-linked outer membrane protein — MKQKLLSFIFVMTCLIGVAFAQNRQVSGRVTAADGGTPLSGVSVMIVGTTTSTQTDDSGNYSLTVADNATLAFSYVGYVSQRISVAGKSVVNAALVSEEATLEEVVVVGYGSTTKEAFTGSAKKVDGAKLQQKNVSNISQAIAGEVAGLQVVNTTGQPGSSATIRIRGFGSVNGNRDPLYVVDGVPFSGNITSINNADIENVTVLKDAAATAIYGSRGANGVILITTKTGRGQQSFVEADANFGSNMSLLPRYDVIKSPEEYIGLSWEAMYNEGVTRGQDGVAFANQRLFSSAGINSLNNIWNVSSVADLIDPTTRTVKSGVTRKYNPESWEDYAFQSAARTDINVRFGGSSEKTNYFTSLGYLGDKGYSISSDFERLTGRLSLDHKVNKFINVGMNANYSKVERNTGGQSEDSGSIFWFVDNIPSIYPLFQRDADGNTIADPYYGGNVFDYGTISKRKFGSLTNAIADATYDIKRHNRNELNGRAYVNFNIIDGLTFENSLGIQYYNNIYNDRANKFYGSAASQNGSLYQRRTELNYYNLLNLLRYRKDFGDHSFEALAAHEAVKWDSNILDNSGYNLVSNDILDFSNVVVSNPIKSWTEDYSLESYFGQINYDYKNKYYLSGSLRRDGSSRFKNEKWGTFGSVGAGWIVSNEDFMKDQNIFKFLKYKVSYGVLGDQAGVGYYPGYITYNVENVNNEAAFTFNNKGNEDLTWETSKMFQTGVEFEIGNFLTGTVEYYIKNTDNLIFDYGMGPSIGYQTIKVNDGQLRNQGIEFDLVGHIVKNENFYLDLGINGEAFKNKITKMPIDPSTQLPKVIDIQGSYGWAEGHSIYDFYMRDFVGVDPEDGLSMWKVYYTDDNGDGVFNTGEQIASMALFNNPDNKEIKEGTTKTYSQATQYYVGKSAIPAIRGAFNLRAGYKGFDLSAQLLYSLGGYAYDGAYAILMNNDAIGSNNWHSDIFNRWQKPGDVTDVPRLSNDWDANVNSVSTRFLTKSNYLMLNNVRLGYNFKSDWIKTFGAQALSVWVSADNLAIASARKGFNPSTHQAGSSSMYRYSPLSTVSAGLRVKF; from the coding sequence ATGAAACAAAAATTACTCAGTTTTATTTTTGTGATGACGTGCCTTATTGGGGTTGCGTTTGCACAAAATCGTCAAGTGAGTGGTCGGGTAACTGCGGCAGATGGGGGCACTCCTTTATCAGGAGTATCTGTCATGATCGTTGGTACGACTACTTCTACCCAAACAGACGACTCCGGAAACTATTCCCTTACTGTTGCTGACAATGCTACTTTAGCATTCTCTTACGTGGGCTATGTTTCTCAACGTATTTCAGTTGCTGGTAAGTCAGTTGTTAATGCTGCCTTAGTAAGTGAAGAAGCGACTTTAGAAGAAGTTGTTGTCGTAGGATACGGTAGCACGACCAAAGAAGCTTTTACAGGTTCAGCGAAAAAAGTTGATGGTGCTAAACTACAACAAAAGAACGTTTCCAACATTTCACAAGCTATTGCTGGTGAGGTTGCTGGTTTGCAAGTAGTGAATACTACAGGTCAGCCAGGTAGCTCAGCTACTATTCGTATCCGTGGTTTTGGTTCCGTAAATGGTAACCGCGATCCTTTATACGTTGTTGATGGTGTTCCTTTTTCAGGAAACATTACATCTATTAACAATGCTGATATTGAAAACGTTACGGTATTGAAAGATGCTGCTGCCACTGCAATCTACGGTTCACGTGGTGCGAATGGTGTGATCTTGATTACGACAAAAACAGGTCGCGGTCAACAGTCATTCGTTGAAGCAGATGCTAACTTCGGTAGCAACATGTCTTTACTTCCACGTTACGACGTAATCAAATCGCCAGAAGAATATATCGGTCTTAGCTGGGAGGCAATGTACAATGAAGGCGTTACAAGAGGACAAGATGGCGTAGCATTCGCTAATCAGCGCTTATTCTCAAGTGCGGGTATCAATTCATTGAACAACATATGGAACGTATCATCCGTTGCAGATCTAATCGATCCTACGACTAGAACAGTGAAATCAGGTGTTACTCGTAAATATAACCCTGAAAGCTGGGAAGACTATGCATTCCAAAGTGCAGCGAGAACTGATATCAATGTAAGATTTGGTGGTTCTAGCGAAAAAACAAACTACTTTACTTCCCTAGGTTATTTAGGCGATAAAGGTTACTCGATCAGCTCTGATTTCGAGCGTTTAACAGGTCGTTTAAGCTTAGATCACAAAGTAAACAAATTCATCAATGTGGGTATGAACGCGAACTACTCTAAAGTAGAGCGCAATACAGGCGGTCAGTCTGAGGACTCAGGAAGTATCTTCTGGTTCGTAGACAACATTCCTTCCATCTACCCATTATTCCAAAGAGATGCTGACGGTAATACGATCGCAGATCCTTACTATGGTGGAAATGTATTCGATTACGGTACAATTTCAAAACGTAAATTCGGTTCATTAACGAACGCTATTGCTGATGCTACTTATGATATCAAACGTCATAACCGTAATGAATTAAACGGTAGAGCATATGTTAACTTCAATATTATTGATGGTTTAACATTCGAAAACTCTTTAGGTATTCAATACTACAACAATATTTACAACGATAGAGCCAACAAATTCTACGGAAGTGCGGCAAGTCAAAACGGCTCATTGTACCAAAGACGTACTGAGTTGAACTACTATAACTTGTTAAACTTACTACGTTATAGAAAAGACTTCGGTGATCACTCTTTCGAGGCATTAGCTGCGCACGAGGCTGTAAAATGGGATTCGAATATCCTTGATAACTCAGGCTACAACTTAGTATCTAACGATATTTTAGATTTCAGCAACGTCGTTGTTTCTAACCCAATCAAATCTTGGACTGAGGACTACTCTTTAGAAAGTTACTTCGGGCAAATCAACTACGATTACAAAAACAAGTATTACTTGTCTGGTAGTTTAAGACGCGATGGATCTTCAAGATTTAAGAACGAGAAATGGGGTACTTTCGGTTCAGTAGGTGCTGGATGGATTGTATCGAATGAAGACTTCATGAAAGATCAGAACATCTTCAAGTTCTTGAAATACAAAGTTTCATACGGTGTGTTAGGTGATCAAGCAGGTGTAGGTTACTATCCGGGTTACATCACTTACAACGTAGAAAACGTAAATAACGAAGCTGCATTCACATTCAACAACAAAGGTAATGAAGACCTGACTTGGGAAACTTCAAAAATGTTCCAAACAGGTGTTGAATTCGAAATCGGTAACTTCTTAACAGGTACAGTAGAATACTACATCAAAAATACAGATAACTTAATCTTTGATTACGGTATGGGACCATCTATCGGTTACCAAACAATCAAAGTAAATGATGGTCAATTAAGAAACCAAGGTATCGAGTTTGATTTAGTAGGTCATATTGTTAAGAACGAAAACTTCTATTTAGATTTAGGCATCAACGGTGAGGCTTTCAAAAACAAAATCACGAAAATGCCAATCGATCCTTCGACTCAATTACCAAAAGTTATTGATATCCAAGGAAGCTACGGATGGGCTGAAGGTCATTCAATCTATGATTTCTACATGAGAGACTTCGTAGGTGTGGATCCTGAAGATGGTCTAAGCATGTGGAAAGTATATTACACTGACGACAATGGCGACGGCGTATTCAATACTGGTGAGCAAATCGCATCGATGGCATTGTTCAACAACCCAGACAACAAAGAAATCAAAGAAGGAACAACAAAAACCTATTCACAAGCAACACAATATTACGTTGGCAAATCCGCTATTCCAGCTATCAGAGGTGCTTTCAACCTAAGAGCAGGATACAAAGGATTTGACTTAAGCGCACAATTATTGTACAGCCTAGGTGGATATGCTTATGACGGTGCATACGCTATTTTGATGAACAACGATGCAATCGGTAGCAACAACTGGCATAGCGACATCTTCAACAGATGGCAAAAACCAGGCGACGTAACTGACGTTCCTAGATTAAGCAATGATTGGGACGCAAATGTTAACTCAGTATCGACTAGATTCTTAACAAAATCAAACTACTTGATGTTAAACAACGTTCGTTTAGGATATAACTTCAAATCAGATTGGATTAAAACTTTTGGTGCTCAAGCATTATCGGTATGGGTATCTGCGGATAACTTAGCAATTGCTTCTGCAAGAAAAGGATTTAACCCTTCAACTCACCAAGCTGGTTCTTCTAGCATGTACAGATACTCACCATTATCAACGGTAAGTGCTGGTTTAAGAGTTAAGTTTTAA
- a CDS encoding TonB family protein, whose amino-acid sequence MKSILKMLSMLVLFPTLLLAQEKSALPKGGIEKFIEEIQSKTNISDKKLLTDFDFEFTVSDLGKLDTFRFIRSSSDAERDLLAKTIVDLGNWEPAMKNGHNVSSVVRFPSHLMSETYIKNRLSGVVLAEPEVGIDKFRELFLKSFKYPDAAIKAGVSGTYTLTFTVKEDGTLTNIKMPDDPGFDIFENATRALKRAGKWKPATSNGKYAKTTSSFDFTLSLKEFRRHI is encoded by the coding sequence ATGAAATCGATTTTGAAAATGTTAAGCATGTTAGTACTGTTTCCAACACTACTTCTTGCGCAGGAAAAGTCTGCTTTACCCAAAGGTGGAATTGAAAAATTTATCGAAGAAATTCAAAGTAAAACCAATATAAGCGATAAGAAGCTGTTGACAGACTTTGATTTTGAATTTACAGTGAGTGATCTTGGAAAGTTGGATACCTTTAGGTTTATTCGATCGAGCTCAGATGCTGAACGCGATCTTTTGGCAAAAACAATAGTTGATCTGGGGAATTGGGAGCCTGCGATGAAAAATGGTCATAACGTTTCAAGCGTGGTTCGATTTCCTTCGCATTTAATGTCAGAAACATACATTAAAAATAGATTATCGGGCGTTGTTCTGGCGGAACCTGAGGTCGGTATTGATAAGTTTAGAGAACTTTTTCTAAAATCTTTCAAATATCCAGATGCAGCGATTAAGGCTGGCGTTTCTGGAACTTACACCCTTACCTTTACCGTGAAGGAAGATGGAACTCTTACGAATATTAAAATGCCTGATGATCCGGGATTTGATATTTTCGAAAATGCGACACGTGCTTTAAAGCGTGCTGGAAAGTGGAAACCTGCCACTTCGAACGGGAAATATGCAAAGACAACATCTAGTTTTGATTTTACGCTATCACTGAAAGAGTTTAGACGTCATATTTAG